From Halorubrum salinarum, the proteins below share one genomic window:
- a CDS encoding magnesium transporter, with product MPGHDSARDVYRQALPVIAVSLIAGLFAGTILASETMRANIAEVPGLLLLLPAFLATRGGVYGSLGARLSTGLHQGIIEPRFRPDRRLTNAVVASFLNGMTVSVFIAVVTYATLVLFGDGGSLFQLVGVMVVAGFLSAVLMITVLIAVIFVGYRRGLDPDNVIGPVVTTLGDVFGVFFLLVGVAVVGAVS from the coding sequence ATGCCCGGGCACGACTCCGCGCGCGACGTCTACCGGCAGGCGCTCCCGGTGATAGCCGTCAGCCTGATCGCCGGGCTGTTCGCGGGGACGATACTCGCCTCCGAGACCATGCGTGCGAACATCGCGGAGGTCCCCGGCCTCCTGCTGCTTTTGCCGGCGTTCCTCGCGACCCGCGGCGGGGTGTACGGCTCGCTCGGCGCCCGGCTCTCGACCGGCCTCCACCAGGGGATCATCGAGCCGCGGTTCCGCCCGGACCGCCGGCTCACGAACGCCGTCGTCGCCTCCTTCCTCAACGGGATGACCGTCTCCGTGTTCATCGCGGTCGTCACCTACGCGACGCTCGTCCTGTTCGGCGACGGCGGGAGCCTCTTCCAGCTGGTCGGCGTGATGGTCGTCGCCGGCTTCCTCTCCGCCGTCCTCATGATCACCGTGCTCATCGCGGTCATCTTCGTCGGCTACCGCCGCGGGCTCGACCCCGACAACGTCATCGGGCCGGTCGTCACGACGCTCGGCGACGTGTTCGGGGTGTTCTTCCTCCTCGTCGGGGTGGCCGTCGTGGGGGCCGTCTCGTGA
- a CDS encoding DUF7090 family protein — protein MDYSLAIENGPEAIPGGTGLLLVHPSIGETDRIDTDFLKTDTDAFLVVSTRTTAREVEQKLEYYDVDETKATILDTLSVERGYSRRTSDDVYYVSAPDDLDGVVDRVERFLTENEGKRRVSVDSLTEMAYYADDDAVYEAAAEILDLLDEHDAVGIFHLSEEVHEVATLDRFRDLFDGVIDLDGDGNVVVDV, from the coding sequence ATGGACTACTCCCTCGCCATCGAGAATGGGCCGGAGGCGATACCGGGCGGGACCGGACTGCTCCTCGTCCACCCGAGCATCGGCGAGACGGACCGGATCGACACGGACTTCCTGAAGACCGACACCGACGCGTTCCTCGTCGTCTCGACGCGGACCACGGCGCGCGAGGTCGAACAGAAGCTGGAGTACTACGACGTCGACGAGACGAAGGCGACCATCCTCGACACCCTCTCCGTCGAGCGCGGCTACTCGCGCCGCACGTCCGACGACGTCTACTACGTCTCCGCGCCGGACGACCTCGACGGCGTCGTCGACCGCGTCGAGCGGTTCCTCACGGAGAACGAGGGGAAGCGGCGCGTCTCCGTCGACTCGCTCACCGAGATGGCCTACTACGCCGACGACGACGCCGTGTACGAGGCGGCCGCAGAGATCCTCGACCTGCTCGACGAACACGACGCGGTCGGCATCTTCCACCTCTCCGAGGAGGTCCACGAGGTCGCGACCCTCGACCGGTTCCGCGACCTGTTCGACGGCGTCATCGACCTCGACGGCGACGGCAACGTCGTCGTCGACGTCTGA
- a CDS encoding magnesium transporter → MTEPQSTAVDEWSVRRIVRTMIPLLAALSVLQLVSGTVLETYEAVLLRYPALLVLVPVQIGTAGNLASITCSRLTTQLYLGTYELSPSNPALRANAGAVFALAATVFGAVGVAAWAIGLALGGSLALGRVLLISLVSGMALAALVVAASVAAVEASYRIGLNPDDTTIPVVTNLCDIAGVLILFAVVSVAL, encoded by the coding sequence GTGACCGAGCCGCAGTCGACCGCCGTCGACGAGTGGTCGGTCCGGCGGATCGTCCGGACGATGATCCCGCTCTTGGCCGCGCTGTCGGTGCTCCAGCTCGTCTCCGGCACCGTGCTGGAGACCTACGAGGCGGTCCTCCTCCGGTACCCGGCCCTGCTCGTCCTCGTCCCGGTCCAGATCGGGACGGCCGGCAACCTCGCGTCGATCACCTGCTCGCGGCTCACGACCCAGCTGTACCTCGGGACCTACGAGCTCAGCCCGTCGAACCCCGCGCTCCGAGCGAACGCGGGCGCGGTGTTCGCGCTCGCGGCGACCGTCTTCGGCGCCGTCGGCGTCGCCGCCTGGGCCATCGGGCTCGCGCTCGGGGGGTCGCTCGCGCTCGGCCGGGTGCTACTGATCTCGCTGGTCTCCGGCATGGCGCTCGCCGCGCTCGTCGTCGCCGCCAGCGTCGCCGCCGTCGAGGCGTCCTACCGGATCGGGCTCAACCCCGACGACACGACGATTCCGGTGGTGACGAACCTCTGTGACATCGCCGGCGTGTTGATCCTCTTCGCGGTCGTCTCGGTCGCGCTGTGA
- a CDS encoding DUF2391 domain-containing protein yields the protein MKRPRALRRPHFRVADMAQQSVGGFLLAGPFVVTAEVWELAAGMNWIQATVTAVLVGLIGYAALYRADTGRDVDEEPDLVGIPTRFVSLMTVAFGSVLLLALIFDAPHTFLVEGGIGDGAVVATTAKAVAVGAVFSVVGAATADSVF from the coding sequence ATGAAGCGACCGCGAGCGCTCCGCCGACCGCACTTCCGGGTGGCCGACATGGCCCAGCAGTCGGTCGGCGGCTTCCTGCTCGCGGGGCCGTTCGTCGTCACCGCGGAGGTGTGGGAGCTCGCCGCGGGGATGAACTGGATCCAGGCCACCGTGACCGCCGTGCTCGTGGGGCTGATCGGCTACGCCGCGCTGTACCGGGCCGACACCGGCCGCGACGTGGACGAGGAGCCGGATCTCGTCGGGATCCCGACCCGGTTCGTCTCGCTGATGACGGTCGCGTTCGGCTCCGTCCTCCTGCTCGCGCTGATCTTCGACGCGCCCCACACCTTCCTCGTCGAGGGCGGGATCGGCGACGGCGCGGTGGTCGCGACGACCGCGAAGGCCGTCGCCGTCGGCGCCGTGTTCAGCGTCGTCGGCGCCGCGACGGCCGACAGCGTGTTCTGA
- a CDS encoding DUF7089 family protein, producing the protein MFSSRSLDDDLAAVRDRYAPGSPVLDVDADFETLPPAAAEDLGLFVDGLDPASYPTEWLPDSVPDLLRKHTGPAFTVGLPGDGTVVRTAQTDPPAVLVKRRAEGTPDDFLAFLIAERLVQIGHEPAPGAVRGDASNGGDSAGLPESFLPFFGERYRDLDAAIRRPDPETGESTTGFGPTDVFQVANALFDAWVGLHTRDAFASWADEYPRLFGAWVDAGDRLSGRLGDLSGEVARGDTDFPAATEYACSAVKHDLDLPAPYGALDTTAYRERGAPYAVAWAEKTFAALVDDEE; encoded by the coding sequence ATGTTCTCGTCCCGGTCGCTCGACGACGACCTCGCGGCGGTCCGCGACCGGTACGCGCCCGGCTCGCCCGTCCTCGACGTCGACGCCGACTTCGAGACGCTCCCGCCGGCGGCCGCGGAGGACCTCGGGCTCTTCGTCGACGGGCTCGACCCCGCCTCCTACCCGACCGAGTGGCTCCCGGACTCGGTCCCGGACCTGCTCCGGAAGCACACCGGGCCGGCGTTCACCGTCGGACTGCCCGGCGACGGCACGGTCGTCCGGACGGCCCAGACCGACCCGCCGGCCGTCCTCGTCAAGCGCCGCGCGGAGGGGACGCCGGACGACTTCCTCGCGTTCCTGATCGCCGAGCGGCTGGTTCAGATCGGTCACGAGCCGGCGCCGGGCGCGGTCCGCGGCGACGCCTCGAACGGCGGCGACTCGGCCGGCCTCCCCGAGTCGTTCCTGCCCTTCTTCGGCGAGCGCTACCGCGACCTCGACGCCGCGATCCGCCGCCCGGACCCGGAGACCGGCGAGTCGACGACCGGGTTCGGTCCGACCGACGTCTTCCAGGTCGCGAACGCGCTGTTCGACGCGTGGGTCGGGCTCCACACCCGCGACGCGTTCGCCTCGTGGGCCGACGAGTATCCCCGGCTGTTCGGCGCGTGGGTCGACGCGGGCGACCGGCTCTCCGGGCGGCTCGGTGACCTCTCCGGCGAGGTGGCGCGCGGCGACACCGACTTCCCGGCCGCGACGGAGTACGCCTGCTCGGCGGTCAAACACGACCTCGACCTGCCGGCGCCGTACGGCGCGCTCGACACGACCGCCTACCGGGAACGGGGGGCGCCCTACGCGGTCGCGTGGGCGGAGAAGACGTTCGCCGCGCTCGTCGACGACGAGGAGTAA
- a CDS encoding class I SAM-dependent methyltransferase: protein MSVREEFDEWAAAGKDRGMEDRHWHTAKHVLARMPVEDGDAVLDLGTGSGYALRALRERGIGRGYGLDGAPEMANNARGYTDDGAVGYLVGDFDELPFADDSLDHVFSMEAFYYASDPVHTLEEVRRVLRPGGTFYCAVNYFEESETTHAWQENISVEMTLWSRDEYREAFREAGLYVAEQDAIPDRETEIPDASEFPTEGYESREAMIDRYRTWGTLLTVGVAP, encoded by the coding sequence ATGAGCGTTCGCGAGGAGTTCGACGAGTGGGCGGCCGCGGGGAAGGACCGCGGCATGGAGGACCGGCACTGGCACACCGCGAAACACGTCCTGGCGCGGATGCCGGTCGAGGACGGCGACGCGGTCCTCGATCTGGGCACCGGCTCCGGCTACGCGCTCCGCGCGCTCCGCGAGCGGGGCATCGGCCGCGGGTACGGCCTCGACGGCGCCCCCGAGATGGCGAACAACGCCCGCGGGTACACGGACGACGGCGCGGTCGGCTACCTCGTCGGCGACTTCGACGAGCTCCCCTTCGCCGACGACTCGCTGGACCACGTCTTCTCGATGGAGGCGTTCTACTACGCGAGCGACCCGGTCCACACCCTCGAAGAGGTCCGGCGCGTGCTCCGGCCGGGCGGCACCTTCTACTGCGCGGTCAACTACTTCGAAGAGAGCGAGACGACCCACGCGTGGCAGGAGAACATCTCCGTCGAGATGACGCTGTGGTCGCGCGACGAGTACCGCGAGGCGTTCCGCGAGGCCGGGCTGTACGTCGCCGAGCAGGACGCGATCCCCGACCGCGAGACCGAGATCCCCGACGCCTCCGAGTTCCCGACGGAGGGGTACGAGTCGCGCGAGGCGATGATCGATCGGTATCGGACGTGGGGGACGCTGTTGACGGTCGGCGTCGCTCCCTGA